One stretch of Danio rerio strain Tuebingen ecotype United States chromosome 6, GRCz12tu, whole genome shotgun sequence DNA includes these proteins:
- the rgs8 gene encoding regulator of G-protein signaling 8 (The RefSeq protein has 1 substitution compared to this genomic sequence): MKTRLGCLSNKSDSCSDFSEFLPPAQERTTRCLKLSNDEVTRWADSFDILLSNKYGLAAFRTFLKTEFSDENIEFWLACEDYKKIKSPAKMMSKANKIYKEFIDVHAPREVNIDHRTREETKNRLLEPTPHSLNEVQAKVYSLMEKDSYPRFIRSKIYQDLLNRTQIYCQRKSV; the protein is encoded by the exons ATGAAAACTAGACTAGGGTGCCTGTCTAACAAGTCAGACTCATGCAGCGATTTTTCCGAATTCCTGCCTCCAGCTCAGGAGAGAACCACAAGATACCTGAA ATTGTCCAATGATGAAGTGACCAGATGGGCAGACTCTTTCGATATTCTCCTGTCCAATAAAT ATGGTCTGGCTGCCTTCAGAACCTTCCTGAAAACAGAGTTCAGTGATGAAAACATTGAGTTCTGGTTGGCCTGTGAGGACTATAAAAAGATCAAATCCCCTGCTAAGATGATGTCCAAGGCCAATAAGATCTACAAGGAATTTATTGACGTTCATGCACCCAGAGAG GTCAACATAGACCACAGGACCAGAGAGGAAACCAAAAACAGGCTTCTAGAACCGACTCCACACAGTCTCAACGAAGTGCAAGCTAAAGTGTACAGCCTGATGGAGAAGGACTCGTATCCTCGGTTTATAAGATCAAAGATCTATCAGGACTTACTGAACAGGACACAGATTTACTGTCAGAGGAAGTCTGTTTAA